In the Nevskiales bacterium genome, CGCGCCTGGCGCTGATGAAGCCGAGCGCCTTCCTGATCAACACCGCCCGCGGCGACGTGGTCGATGAAGCGGCGCTGAGCGAAGCCTTGCAGCGCCGGGCGATCGCCGGTGCCGGGCTCGATGTCTACGCCGCCGAACCGCGGGTGCCGGAGGCGCTCATGCGCCTGGACAACGTGGTGTTGCTGCCGCACCTGGGCAGCGCGACGCACGAGACGCGGGTGGCGATGGGCATGCGCGTGCTGCACAACCTCGAAGCCTTCTTCGCCGGACGCACGCCCCCCGACCGGGTGGCGTGAGCACGGTGTGGCGGCGCGTCCTTGCGCATATCACGGGAAATGCCAGAGAGGGGGTGGCCATGATCGACTCCCAAGTGCGAGCCGAACGATCCGAGTCCGCCGGGCAGTGCGCAGCGCCGCATAGCGGGCCGGCGCGGCTGGCCACCACGGACTATACCCAGGAGGTGGTGGACCTGCTGTTCGGCCTGCTGAGCGAGGTGCTCGCGCTCCGTCAGCCGGCGCTGGTCCCGGTGCTGCGCGGCGAGGCGGTCGATCCCGACCACGATTTCCAACTGCCGCTGCTGCAGGCCCAGGGCATCTGGTTCCAGTTGCTGAGCACCGCCGAGGAGAACGGCGCGATGCGCGAGCGGCGCCGGCTCGAGCGCGAGGCTGGCCCCGAGCAGGTGCCCGGTACCTTCGCTCATGTGATCGCCAAGGCTGCAGCGGGCGGGGTCACGGCCGAGGCGCTGCAGCACTTGCTCGACGGCCTGCGCATCTGCCCGGTGCTGACCGCGCACCCGACCGAGGCCAAGCGCGTCACGGTGCTGGAGATCCTGCGCCGCATCTACCGGCTGCTGACCGATCTCGAGTCGCCGCGCTGGACGCCGCGCGAGCGCGCCGCCGTGGTCGATGCGCTGCGCAACGAGATCGACCTGCTCTGGCTGACCGGCGAGCTGCGCAAGGAGAAGCCCTCGGTTGAGCAGGAAGTGGCCTGGGGGCTGCATTTCTTCGACGAGACGCTGTTCGAGCGCGTGCCGGAGCTGCTCGCCAGCATCGAATGGGCGCTGGAGCGCCACTACCCCGGTGTGCGCTTTTCGATTCCGCCGTTCTTCCAGTTCGGCTCCTGGATCGGCGGCGACCGTGACGGCAATCCCTACGTGACCGACGCCGTCACCCGCGCCGCGCTGCACAGCTACCGCCGTGCCAGTCTGCGCCGCTACCGGCAGCGCCTGGCGCAACTGGTGCGCAGGCTCAGCATCGCCAACCGCGCGCTGGCGCTGCCCGAAGGGTTCCGGGCGCGGCTGGCGCAGGCGCTCGCCCAGAGCGGCGACGGCGAGCAGATCGCCCGGCGCAATCCCGGGGAGATCTTTCGCCAGTTCATCGTCTGCCTGCAGCGTAAGCTCGATGCACTCGAGCACGGCGGCGCGCCGGCCTACGCTTCGGCCGACGAATTCATCGCCGATCTCAAGGCGCTGGAATCGGGCCTGGCCGGCGCCGGTGCCGGTGCCCTGGCCCGGGCCTGGGTCACACCCTTGCGGCGCGAGGTCGAGGTCTTTCGCTTTCGCACCGCACGCCTCGATCTGCGCGAGAACAGCGCGGTCACCACTGCCTGCCTGCAGGCGATCTGGCGCCTGCTCCACGACAGTGAGCCGCCGGCGCTGGATTCGGAGGATTGGAAGCGCTGGTTGCTCGCCGAGCTGGTGCGCCCGCAGGAGGACGTGCCGGCGTTGGCCGGACTGCCGGCCGAGGCCGAGCGCACCCTCGACATGCTGCGCCTGGTGCGTGCGCTGCGCGATGAGGTCGACCGCGAAGCCTTCGGCGTGATCATCCTCAGCATGACGCGCACGGCGGCCGACGTGCTCGGCGTCTATCTGCTCGCCAAATATGCCGGGCTGTTCGCCGATGCCGAGGGCGTCGAGAGCTGTACGCGCCTGGTGGTGCCGCTGTTTGAGTCGATCGCCGATCTGCAGCGCGCTCCGGCCATCGTGCGCGAGCTGTTGTCGGTGCCGCTGGTGCGACGCACCGTGCGTGCACTCGGCGGCGTGCAAGAGGTGATGATCGGCTATTCGGATTCCAACAAAGACGGCGGCTTCCTCGCCTCCAACTGGGAACTCTACAAGGCGCAGATCCGGCTGGTGCGCGTCGGCGAGGAGTGTGGTCTGCCGATCGCCTTCTTCCACGGCCGCGGCGGCTCGGTCAGCCGCGGCGGCGCACCGACCGGGCGCGCCATCGCCGCGCAGCCGCCCGGCTCGGTGCGGGGGCGGCTGCGCTTGACCGAGCAGGGCGAGGTGGTCTCCTCGAAGTACGCCAACCGCGGCACCGCGCAGTATCAGATGGAGCTGCTCGCCGCCAGCGTGTTCGAGCACACCCTGGCGGCGGTGCGGCGCGAATCACGCGCCGTCGACCCCGAGCTCGACGAGGCCATGGAGGCGCTCGCCGGGACCTCGTACGCGGCCTACCGGCGGCTGGTCAAGCACCCCGGACTGCTGACCTACTATCAGGCGGCGAGCCCGGTCGAGGAACTGGTACTGCTCAACCTCGGTTCACGGCCGGCGCGACGCTTCGGCGCACAGACACTCGATGACCTGCGCGCCATCCCCTGGGTGTTCGCCTGGACCCAGAACCGCCACCTGGTGCCCGGCTGGTACGGCGTCGGCACCGGGCTTGAGACCTTCGTCGAGGTGCGCGGCGCGGAGGGCACGGCGCTGCTGCAGAGGATGTTCGAGGAGCACGCACTGTTTCGCTTGATCGTCGACGAGGCCGAGAAGGCGCTGGCCCAGGTCAACCTGTTCATCGCCCACCAGTATGCCGAGCTGGTTCCGGATACGGCGATCCGCGACGAGATCTTCGGCATGGTCGAGGCCGAATACCGGCGCAGCGTCGCGGCCATCCTGCGGCTGACCGGCGAACAGGAACTCGCCGAGCGCTTCCCGGCCTTCCGCGGCCGGCTGACACGGCGCCTGGCGACGCTGAACCAGGTGGGGCGCCAGCAGGTGACGCTGATCCGGCGCTTCCGCGCCGCCAAGCAGAGCAACGCCGCGCAGCCTGATGAACTGGTGCCGCTGTTGCTGTCGATCAACTGCATCGCCGCCGGTCTGGGCTGGACCGGCTAGTCGCTGCCGGCCGGCGCGCCGGAACGAGCGGGAGAGCACGATGAGCGACTACCGTGAGTATGGCTTCTGCGGGCTGCTCGAAACCCCGGCACGGGATGCCGCCGTTGCCGTCCCGCCGTGGCTGCCGGCGCTGCGCGCGCGGGCGCTGGCGATCTTGCGGGCCGGCTTGGCGAGCGCCGACCCGCGCCGCACGGTCGAGCGCGCGTTACACATGCAAGCCGGCCGCCTGGCGATCGGCCTCGACATTGGTGCGCCCTGCGCCGAGGTGCGCAGCGAGCCGTGGACCCGGGTGCATCTGGTGGCCTTCGGCAAGGCCGCCGTCGCCATGGCCGAGGCTGCGCAGCGCAGCATCCCGGCGCAGTTGCTAGCCGAGGCGGGAGTCGTCGTCACCAACCGCGAGAACGTCGCCGGCCTGGCCGGGTTCAAGGTGGTCGGCGCCGGCCATCCGCTGCCCGATGCCGCCGGGCAGGCGGGCGCACGGCTAATCGCCGAGCGCGTGCGCGCTGCCGGAGCCGGCGAGCTGGTGCTGGTGCTGATCAGCGGCGGCGGCTCGGCGCTGCTGCCGAGCCCGGCCGGGCGGCTGGCGCTCGCCGACAAGATCGCCACCACCGAGCGGCTGCTGGCGAGCGGCGCTGACATCGGCCAAGTCAATACCGTGCGCAAACACCTGTCGGCGCTCAAGGGCGGCGGCCTGGCGCGGCTCGCCGCGCCGGCCGCGCTGCACGCGCTGATCCTCTCCGATGTGCTCGGCGACGAGGTCAGCGCCATCGCCAGTGGTCCGACCGTGCCCGATCCCACCACCTATGCCGATGCCATCCAGGTGCTCGAGCGCTATGACCTGTGGGGTCGGCTGCCGAGCGCGGTGCGCGTGCATCTGAGCCGCGGCCTCAGGGGCGAGTTGCCCGAGACGCCCAAGCCCGGCGACCCGCTGTTTGCCCGCACCGGGTACACGCTGATCGGCGGCAACCGCCAGAGCCTGGCCGCGGCCGCGGCCGAAGCCGGTCGCGACGGCCGTAGGGTGAGCGTCTACAGCACGGCGCTGACCGGCGAGGCGCGCGTGGCCGCCGAGCGTCTGGCGCAGGCAGCGCGCGATGCACTCCAGCGGTGCAGCGGACGACCGTTCGCGCTGCTCGCCGGCGGCGAGACCACAGTGACGCTGCGCGGCCGCGGCCTCGGCGGGCGCAACCAGGAGTTCGCGCTGGCCTTCGCCCTGGCCGCGGAACAGCTCGGCCTGCCCAAGCGCTGGGTGCTGCTCAGCGCCGGCACCGACGGGCGCGACGGACCGACTGACGCCGCCGGCGGCCTGGTCGACCCGTGGTCGCTCGAGCGCATCCGCGGCAGCGGCGCCGAGCCGAACGCGCTGCTGGCCGACAACGATGCCTACCGGGCGCTGTTGCGTTCAGAGGACCTGCTGCGCACCGGACCCACCGGCACCAATGTGGCCGATCTGCAGGTGCTGCTGGTCGGCGGATGACCCTTCCGAGGAGCAAGAGCATGGCCGAGATCATCGACGGTAAGCGCATCGCCGCCGAATTGCGCGGCACCATCGCCCAGCAGGTGGTGCAACTGCGGGAGACCCACGGCATTACACCGGGGCTGGCGGTGATCCTGGTCGGCGAGGACCCGGCCAGTCAGGTGTATGTGCGCAACAAGGCGCAGCAGGCGCGCGAGGCCGGTATGTCGTCGTTCGAGTACCGGCTGTCGGCGAACATCCCGCAGTCGGTGCTGCTGGAGCTGATCCGGCGCCTAAACGAGGACCCCGCCGTGCACGGCATCCTGGTGCAGTTGCCGTTGCCGCGCCAGGTCGACGCCGATGCAGTGCTCAAGGCGATCGACCCGGCCAAGGACATCGATGGCTTCCATCCGCTCAACGCCGGGCTGCTCGCCGTCGGCGGCGCGGGCGTGGTGCCCTGTACCCCGCTCGGCTGCCTGATGCTGCTCAAGCAGCGGCTCGGTGATCTGGGCGGACTGCGGGCCCTGGTGGTCGGCCGTTCCAATATCGTCGGCAAGCCGATGGCGGCACTGCTGCTGCGCGAGAACTGCACCGTGGCGATCGCCCATTCGCACACGCGCGACCTGGCCGAGGAATGTCGCCGTGCCGACATCGTGGTGGCGGCAGTCGGCCGTCCGCGGATGATCCGCGGCGAGTGGCTGCAGCCCGGGGCGACGATCATCGACGTCGGCATCAACCGCGTCGCGGCCGGCGACGGTCGCACTCGGCTGGTGGGCGACGTCGATTTCGACTCGGCCGTCGAGATCGCCGGCGCGATCACGCCGGTGCCCGGCGGGGTAGGGCCGATGACCATCGCCTGCCTGCTGCACAATACGCTCGACGCCGCGCGCCGGCTGCTGGAAGGCGCGGGTCTGAGCGCGGCGTGAGCCCGCCCTCGAGGGCAGCGAGATGGGCTGGATCTGGCTGGTGCTGGCGATCATGCTCGAGGTGGGCGGCACGACCTGCCTGAAATTGTCCGACGGTTTCAGCCGCCTAGGGCCCAGCCTCGGTGTGCTGGCGTTCTATGTGCTGAGCTTCGGCACGCTGGGTATAGCGCTGAAGCAGCTCGAGATCGGGATCGCCTATGCGGTGTGGTCGGGACTCGGCACGCTCGCGATCGCGCTGATCGGCATCGTTGCTTTCGCCGAATCGACAAGCCTCGTCAAGTTCGCGGCGATCGCTCTGATCATTGCCGGCGTCGCGCTGCTGCGGCTCGCTGAGAGCTGAATCCTCGTTCTTGACAATGTTTCTCTGTAGGATATTAAATTTCCCCTAAGGCAATTTGCGCAATCAACGGCGTCGGATACCGCTCACCTCCAGAGTGGCCCCGGGCACAGGCGCCAAGCGCGTAGCCGCCGGATCCCAGATCGCCTTGCGCGTGACAAACCGCTTCAGAGGGGGAGACTCATGGTCCAGCGAACTCGATCCACGGTGCTGCTCATCGACGAGCATCCGATCTTTCGAGCCGGTATCTCTCACGTGCTGCAGGCGAGTGGCGATTTCGAGGTGGTCGCCGAGACCGGATGCGGCGCTGAAGGGGTTGAGTTGGCGCAGCGCTGCGCGCCCGATTTCGTGCTGCTGGAGTTCGGCGCGAAGCGGGTCAGCGGACTCGATACCCTGCGGCGGCTCAAAGCCTTGGGGCTGGGGGCGCTGCTGATCATCGTCTCCGGCTCGAACGCCGAAGACGAACTGGCCCTGGTGCTGCGCCACGGGGCCGACGGCTATCTGCTGAAGAACATGCCGCCCGAGGCCTTCCTCGCCAAGCTGCGCAGCGCCGTCAAGGGCGTGGTCGTCCTGCCGGACGGCCTCACGCAAGGCCTGGTCAGGGCGCTGACCGAAGACAGGACCGGCCCCCTGCCGGCGCGGGTCGCGCTGACCAGCCGCGAATGGCAAGTCCTGGCGATGATCGCCGAGGGCATGTGCAACAAGCTGATCGCGCGCGAGCTCAACATCAGCAACGGTACCGTCGGCGTCCACGTTAAGCACGTGTTGCAGAAGCTCAACATGCGCTCGCGCCTGAAGGCCGCCGCCTGGGCCCACCGCAACGGGATCACGCGGGAGCGGCCCTGGCAGACGGGCAAGCGCGCCGTGAGCTCGGAGTCGATCGCGACCTAGGCTCGTGCGATTCCGACCGCCTCGGCATGGCCGCTGCGGCAGCATCGCTCTGCCGCGCGGCTTTGCCATAACCCGTTGTGAATACCCTGTTTCGAGTAGCCCTTCGAGAAGCCTGGGTCATCTCTTGACGGCGTTTCCTGTTGTTCTATTTGTTTTCCCGTATGTCAACAAAACCATCACGGGGGAACAGATGAACAGTGAACTCGGATCGCGCATCCAGCGCATGTTTTCGAGGGATCGCCTGATGGCCGTGTCATTGGTCATGGTGATGTGGCTGAGCGTCGGTTTCGTCTTCTTCTACGTCGGCGCAGTTCTGGAGGATTGGCGCATCCGCATCGCCCTGATCGCCGGCAGCGGGCTGGTGCTGGTTTTCAATACCGCATCGATCACGGCGATGATCCGGCACTACGCCGAGGACAAGAAGTTCATCTACGAACTCGACATCCGTCACCTCGACGCGCAGCGCGCCGCCAAGGCGCGGCGGCCGGTGGCCGTGGCGGCCGTGGCTCAGGCCGGAGCCGAATGAGGAGGGGCGCCATGGCCAAGAAGAAATACCTACCCCCCGTCCAGAAGCGCCTCGGGCAATTGCTGGACACTGTGTTCATCCTCGCCCTGGTCTATCTGAGCCTGCTGGCCCCGCTGTTGTTGCATTCCGGGGCCGAAACCGGCGCCGACGCTGCGGCCGCGCCGCCGCCGACCTGGGAATCCCTGGGGCAGAACGCGACGATGCAGGCGCAATGGGAGAAGCTGGGCATCGATGCCACACAGGCAGCGGCGATGATCAACCACAAGTTCGATTATTCGATCGACCCGCTGGCGCTGGCGGGGACGGCGCTCGTGATCGTCGTCTACTTCGTCTTCATGCTGCGCGTCTCCGAGTGGCAATACCGGCAGGTCATCGCCGAGAAATTCGACGAGGATTACGGCCAGCAGCGGCCTTCGAGAACGGGGGAGAGGCCATGAATATCTGGGATGCTCTCAGCTATGCCGCCTGGGGTCTTGCGGGTTTCCTGCTGCTGTGGATGCTGCTGGATGCCTTGCGCGTGGGCCGGGAATACGATGAAGAGTTCCTGCTGAGCTCACGGGAAGGAGCGGACGAGCTCTTGGAGGAGCGCCGCCATGACTGAGCAGACGCTGAGCCTGCAATCGGAAGGCCGCCAGCCGATCGGCCTGCTCAAGGTGCTGGGCCCGGTGCATGTCTGGGCGCTCGGCGTCGGCATCGTGCTGGTCGGCGAATTCATGGGGTGGAACTTCGCGGTGGCCAAGGGTGGGGCGTTCGGCGCCCTGATCGCCTGCTGGATCATCGGCCTGCTGTACAGTTGCGTGGCGATGATCGACTCCGAAGTCACCTCGACGGTGGCCGCAGCCGGCGGCCAGTACGCCCAGGCCAAGCACATCGTCGGTCCGCTGATGGCGTTCAACGTCGGCCTCTACCTGGTGATGGCCTATACCATGCTGGAGGCGGCCGATGCGCTCATCGTCGGCGACCTGATGAAGGTGGCGGCGGCGCAGTTCGGCTACGAACAGCTCGATCCCAAGCCCTTCGTGGTGCTCACCATCGCCGCGCTGGCCTGGCTGAACTATCGCGGCGTGTTCATGACGCTGAGCGTCAACTTCGTGATCACCGCGCTCGCCTTCGTCGCGATCGTCGTGCTGTTCTTCGCCACCCGGCCCTGGGCGCCCGGCGAGGTGCTCAAGCACCGCGAACTGCTGACCGAGCTGCCATACGGCTGGATCGGGGTGGTCGCCGCGCTGCAGTTCGGCATGTGGTACTACCTCGGTATCGAAGGCACCTGCCAGGCGGCCGAAGAGACCCGCTCGGCCGGCCGCTCGATCCCGCTGGGCACGATGTCCGGCATGATCACGCTGGTGATCGCCGCGACGCTGACCTGGTTCGTCGCCTCGGGTCTGCTGCCCTGGGAATATCTGGGCCAGGCCTACGTGCCGCTGTATGACACCGCCCGCATGATCGGCAACCCGCTGCTCGAGCTGTTTCTGTTCATCGGCACCATGTTGGCCGCGATCGCCTCGGCCAATGGCTGCATCAACGACGCCGCGCGGGCCTGGTTCTCGATGGGCCGAGACCGTTACATGCCGGCCTGGTTCGGCGCCGTGCATCCGCGCTACCACACGCCGTTCCGCTCCATCCTGTTCCTGATCCCGATCGCGATCTCGTTCGCCTTCACCGGCCTGCTCGACCAGGTGATCACCTTCTCGATCCTGTCGGGTCTGCTCGGCTACACGTTCATGTCCTTCAACATCCTCAAGTTCCGCCGGCAATGGCCGCTGGGCAGCATCAAGCGCGGCTACGTGCATCCGTTCCATCCGCTGCCGGCGCTGGTGCTGATGGCGCTGTGCATCGCCACCTATTTCGCCACCTTCCTCGGCTATGGCACCTCGCTGCTGTCGATCATGGCCTTCTATCTGATTGCCTCGCTCTGGTTCACCTTCCATCGCTACCGCTACGTCAAGCGCGGCGACCAGTTCACCATGCCGTGGCCGCGGCCGCGGGGCTACTGAGGAGAGGGCATGATGCCGAAGAAACTGCTGTGCGCGACCGACGGTTCGCATGCCTCGCTGCAGGCCGTCGACTTTGCGATCGACTTCGCCCGGAGCCTGGGGACGCAGCTGGCGTTCCTGACGGTGGATGGCGCGCCGCCGAGCGCAGGGGCGCTCCATGACTCGACGCTGCTCACGGCCGCCGAAGCCCAGCTCCGCCAGGAGCTGCAGGTGGCCGCGACCAGGGCCCGCGCGGCCGGGCTGGACGAGGTGCGCTGCGTGCTGGCCCGCGGGCACGACATCGCGGCGACCATCGTCGCCTACGCCGAGGAGCATGGCTATGATCACATCGTCACCGGCTCCGCCGGGCGCACCGGCATCAGTCGGCTGCTGCTCGGTTCGGTCGCCGCCGCGGTGGTCGCCCGGGCGCACTGCCCGGTGACCGTGGTGCGCTGAGGGAGTCGAGATGCGCGCATGGCAGCCGAACTCCTCGCCCTGACGGCAGCGACGGCCGGCCTGCTCTGGTACTGCCACAGGCGTCACCGCGGCGCAGTGAAAGCCGAGCGTGCGGTGCTGTTCGACGCCTGCCTGGCGTGCTTCGAAACCCATGAGCTCACCCAGGATGACGTGGGTTTTCCGACGCTGCGCGGCCGCTATCGTGGCTATACGGTCAGGCTGGAGTTGCTTGCCGAGCACCTCGGCCTGCGCAAGCTGCCCTGCCTGTGGCTGCGTGCGACCGTGCTGGCGGATCTGCCCTGGCAGGGCGTGTTCGATTTCCTGGCCCGTCCGCAGGGCAGCGAATTCTTCTCGCCCGCGGCCGGGCTGGCGCAGACGCTGCCGATCCCTGAGGACTGGCCGCAGCATGCGCTGCTGCGCAGCGATTGCGCCGAGCGCATGCCGCCGCTGACGCGGCTTGCGCCGCACATGTGCCTGTTCGAGGACTGGCGCGCCAAGGAACTGCTGGTGACGCCGCGCGGCGTGCGCATCGTCTATCTGGTGCAGCAGGCGGACCGCGGCCAATATCAACTATGGCGCCGGCTCGCCTTCGAACACGCCGTGCTGCCGGCCGCGCTGGTCGATGAATTGCTCGAGCGCGCGCTCGCGATCCACGCCGATCTCCGCTACGACGAGAAAAGACGATGAAGACGCCCTGGCATCCCTATGCGGTATTCGCCATCGCCGCACTGCTGCCCGGCATGGGGCAGGTGTTGAACGCCACGCCCGTGCGCGGCTTGATGATGGCCTTCTTCATGCTGACCCTGGGCGTGGTCTGCTACCACCTGACCACGCC is a window encoding:
- a CDS encoding amino acid permease, whose translation is MTEQTLSLQSEGRQPIGLLKVLGPVHVWALGVGIVLVGEFMGWNFAVAKGGAFGALIACWIIGLLYSCVAMIDSEVTSTVAAAGGQYAQAKHIVGPLMAFNVGLYLVMAYTMLEAADALIVGDLMKVAAAQFGYEQLDPKPFVVLTIAALAWLNYRGVFMTLSVNFVITALAFVAIVVLFFATRPWAPGEVLKHRELLTELPYGWIGVVAALQFGMWYYLGIEGTCQAAEETRSAGRSIPLGTMSGMITLVIAATLTWFVASGLLPWEYLGQAYVPLYDTARMIGNPLLELFLFIGTMLAAIASANGCINDAARAWFSMGRDRYMPAWFGAVHPRYHTPFRSILFLIPIAISFAFTGLLDQVITFSILSGLLGYTFMSFNILKFRRQWPLGSIKRGYVHPFHPLPALVLMALCIATYFATFLGYGTSLLSIMAFYLIASLWFTFHRYRYVKRGDQFTMPWPRPRGY
- a CDS encoding multidrug efflux SMR transporter, with the translated sequence MGWIWLVLAIMLEVGGTTCLKLSDGFSRLGPSLGVLAFYVLSFGTLGIALKQLEIGIAYAVWSGLGTLAIALIGIVAFAESTSLVKFAAIALIIAGVALLRLAES
- a CDS encoding universal stress protein, whose amino-acid sequence is MMPKKLLCATDGSHASLQAVDFAIDFARSLGTQLAFLTVDGAPPSAGALHDSTLLTAAEAQLRQELQVAATRARAAGLDEVRCVLARGHDIAATIVAYAEEHGYDHIVTGSAGRTGISRLLLGSVAAAVVARAHCPVTVVR
- a CDS encoding DUF4147 domain-containing protein, giving the protein MSDYREYGFCGLLETPARDAAVAVPPWLPALRARALAILRAGLASADPRRTVERALHMQAGRLAIGLDIGAPCAEVRSEPWTRVHLVAFGKAAVAMAEAAQRSIPAQLLAEAGVVVTNRENVAGLAGFKVVGAGHPLPDAAGQAGARLIAERVRAAGAGELVLVLISGGGSALLPSPAGRLALADKIATTERLLASGADIGQVNTVRKHLSALKGGGLARLAAPAALHALILSDVLGDEVSAIASGPTVPDPTTYADAIQVLERYDLWGRLPSAVRVHLSRGLRGELPETPKPGDPLFARTGYTLIGGNRQSLAAAAAEAGRDGRRVSVYSTALTGEARVAAERLAQAARDALQRCSGRPFALLAGGETTVTLRGRGLGGRNQEFALAFALAAEQLGLPKRWVLLSAGTDGRDGPTDAAGGLVDPWSLERIRGSGAEPNALLADNDAYRALLRSEDLLRTGPTGTNVADLQVLLVGG
- a CDS encoding LuxR C-terminal-related transcriptional regulator, giving the protein MLLIDEHPIFRAGISHVLQASGDFEVVAETGCGAEGVELAQRCAPDFVLLEFGAKRVSGLDTLRRLKALGLGALLIIVSGSNAEDELALVLRHGADGYLLKNMPPEAFLAKLRSAVKGVVVLPDGLTQGLVRALTEDRTGPLPARVALTSREWQVLAMIAEGMCNKLIARELNISNGTVGVHVKHVLQKLNMRSRLKAAAWAHRNGITRERPWQTGKRAVSSESIAT
- the folD gene encoding bifunctional methylenetetrahydrofolate dehydrogenase/methenyltetrahydrofolate cyclohydrolase FolD, which codes for MAEIIDGKRIAAELRGTIAQQVVQLRETHGITPGLAVILVGEDPASQVYVRNKAQQAREAGMSSFEYRLSANIPQSVLLELIRRLNEDPAVHGILVQLPLPRQVDADAVLKAIDPAKDIDGFHPLNAGLLAVGGAGVVPCTPLGCLMLLKQRLGDLGGLRALVVGRSNIVGKPMAALLLRENCTVAIAHSHTRDLAEECRRADIVVAAVGRPRMIRGEWLQPGATIIDVGINRVAAGDGRTRLVGDVDFDSAVEIAGAITPVPGGVGPMTIACLLHNTLDAARRLLEGAGLSAA
- a CDS encoding phosphoenolpyruvate carboxylase; protein product: MIDSQVRAERSESAGQCAAPHSGPARLATTDYTQEVVDLLFGLLSEVLALRQPALVPVLRGEAVDPDHDFQLPLLQAQGIWFQLLSTAEENGAMRERRRLEREAGPEQVPGTFAHVIAKAAAGGVTAEALQHLLDGLRICPVLTAHPTEAKRVTVLEILRRIYRLLTDLESPRWTPRERAAVVDALRNEIDLLWLTGELRKEKPSVEQEVAWGLHFFDETLFERVPELLASIEWALERHYPGVRFSIPPFFQFGSWIGGDRDGNPYVTDAVTRAALHSYRRASLRRYRQRLAQLVRRLSIANRALALPEGFRARLAQALAQSGDGEQIARRNPGEIFRQFIVCLQRKLDALEHGGAPAYASADEFIADLKALESGLAGAGAGALARAWVTPLRREVEVFRFRTARLDLRENSAVTTACLQAIWRLLHDSEPPALDSEDWKRWLLAELVRPQEDVPALAGLPAEAERTLDMLRLVRALRDEVDREAFGVIILSMTRTAADVLGVYLLAKYAGLFADAEGVESCTRLVVPLFESIADLQRAPAIVRELLSVPLVRRTVRALGGVQEVMIGYSDSNKDGGFLASNWELYKAQIRLVRVGEECGLPIAFFHGRGGSVSRGGAPTGRAIAAQPPGSVRGRLRLTEQGEVVSSKYANRGTAQYQMELLAASVFEHTLAAVRRESRAVDPELDEAMEALAGTSYAAYRRLVKHPGLLTYYQAASPVEELVLLNLGSRPARRFGAQTLDDLRAIPWVFAWTQNRHLVPGWYGVGTGLETFVEVRGAEGTALLQRMFEEHALFRLIVDEAEKALAQVNLFIAHQYAELVPDTAIRDEIFGMVEAEYRRSVAAILRLTGEQELAERFPAFRGRLTRRLATLNQVGRQQVTLIRRFRAAKQSNAAQPDELVPLLLSINCIAAGLGWTG